One Zymoseptoria tritici IPO323 chromosome 3, whole genome shotgun sequence genomic region harbors:
- the CYP-51 gene encoding putative P450 monooxygenase (P450 with unknown function. nodorum clustered with genes potentially involved in aromatic compound processing.), whose amino-acid sequence MSLLTDTRAILLLLVVLPLLIISYQVISDPLRSIPGPLLARFTRLWELYQVIKGDFEKTNIRLHRKYGPVVRLAPGRYSVDDESALKVIYGLGSGFTKSSFYTAAQDVDQHRINLFAERDPQVHLTARRKVASLYSMSNLLSYEPFVDQMNDLLCSKLTLHVEKGSPVNIPTWMQYYAFDVIGEMTIGKAFGMMERGHDSMDILDAIDGGIRHASRFGLFPELHAPTIRAMKRLGVSSDMQGLTAFIGARIQERAVGKTESNREDFLTKTMKLIDMGSIDLSNQFGVIGANIAAGSDTTAVSLSAVIYYLLRDPACAQKLRNEIDSFDREGKLSARATFKETQDMPYLQAVIKEALRMHPATGQVLDRVVPPGGSQICGYFFPAGTCVGANAWTVHRNQGIWGLDADKFRPERWLESSKEELSRMNEGYMPFGLGSRTCIGKNISLLEMSKVITQLYRRFEFDYPDPAAPTDWKTNNVFFVKQSFACRVSPRV is encoded by the exons ATGTCGCTACTGACGGATACAAGAGCAATTCTACTTCTATTGGTCGTTCTCCCTCTACTGATCATATCGTACCAAGTCATTTCTGACCCATTGCGTTCCATCCCGGGACCTCTCCTTGCAAGATTCACTAGACTTTGGGAACTGTACCAAGTCATCAAGGGAGACTTTGAGAAAACGAACATAAGGCTTCATCGAAAATATG GACCCGTGGTTCGCCTCGCTCCAGGTCGCTACAgcgtcgacgacgagagcGCCCTGAAGGTGATCTATGGTCTTGGCTCGGGATTTACGAAATCGTCCTTCTACACAGCTGCCCAGGATGTTGACCAGCATCGCATCAATCTGTTCGCAGAACGGGATCCTCAAGTACATTTGACCGCTCGACGCAAGGTGGCTTCATTGTACAGCATGAGCAATTTGCTGTCGTACGAGCCATTCGTCGACCAAATGAACGATCTCCTCTGTTCGAAATTGACTCTTCATGTCGAGAAAGGATCTCCTGTCAATATACCCACCTGGATGCAATACTACG CGTTCGATGTCATCGGCGAAATGACCATTGGCAAGGCGTTTGGCATGATGGAAAGGGGCCACGACTCGATGGACATCCTCGATGCCATCGACGGAGGAATTAGACACGCCTCCAGATTTGGACTGTTTCCAGAGCTGCATGCTCCAACGATTCGTGCTATGAAGCGACTGGGTGTATCTTCAGATATGCAGGGTTTGACTGCGTTTATTGGAGCGCGCATCCAAGAACGTGCCGTCGGCAAGACCGAGTCCAATCGAGAGGACTTTCTCACCAAGACCATGAAACTCATCGATATGGGCTCAATAGATCTCTCGAACCAGTTTGGAGTGATAG GCGCGAACATAGCGGCCGGTTCAGATACCACCGCTG TGAGCCTGTCTGCAGTCATATACTACCTGCTCCGCGACCCTGCTTGCGCGCAGAAGCTTCGCAACGAAATCGACAGCTTTGACCGGGAGGGAAAGCTCTCCGCGCGTGCGACTTTCAAGGAAACTCAGGACATGCCATATCTCCAAGCTGTCATCAAGGAAGCTCTTCGCATGCATCCGGCTACTGGCCAAGTTCTGGATCGTGTCGTACCTCCGGGCGGCTCTCAAATCTGCGGCTACTTCTTCCCTGCAGGTACCTGTGTCGGAGCGAATGCCTGGACAGTGCACCGCAACCAAGGAATCTGGGGTTTGGACGCCGACAAATTCCGCCCAGAGCGCTGGCTGGAGTCGTCCAAAGAAGAACTCTCTCGCATGAACGAAGGCTACATGCCATTCGGACTGGGCTCCCGCACATGCATCGGCAAGAATATCAGCCTGCTGGAGATGTCCAAGGTCATCACTCAGCTGTACCGCAGGTTCGAGTTTGACTATCCGGATCCTGCTGCTCCGACCGACTGGAAGACGAACAatgtcttcttcgtcaagcAAAGCTTTGCATGCAGGGTGAGCCCAAGGGTATGA